The stretch of DNA TTCGCGATAGGCGGACGATGTGAAAAGCCCAAGGAACCGGCGTTCGCCCGTTACGTTGCCCGCCCCGTCAAAGAGGCGGATGCCGATATAGTCCATATGCACCGGGCGATGCACTGTCGCCCGGTCATATGCCTTGCGGATGATCAGCACTTCCTTTCGATTGGCGAACTCGCGCTCGGCCTCCGCAAGCGGCGTGCTATGGCGCGCGCGCGATTCCTCGCTCACCTCGCGCAGGATACCAAGACCCGAGTCTTCCCTGAGGCGCACGTATTGTGCACCGTTCTCGGTGACAAGGTCGTAATCGCGACATCCCAGGAAAGTGAAATGGTTGTCCACCATCCATTCCAGAAATGATTTTGCCTCGGCGACATGGCCGGGATCGAGAGGCGGCGGATCGGATTCGAGATCGCGGATCGACTCGCGCATGCGATCGACCACGTTGCGCCAGTCATCCACCGCCAGACGAACGTCATGGAGAATGCCGGCAATACAGGCCTCGATCTCGGGAATGGCGGAGTCCGCCTGCTCCTCGATCTCGATGTGAAGGAAAGATTCCTGAACGGCGCCTTGCTCGCCCGCCTCGCCCAGGCCCAGCCATTCGCCCTCGGCACCGCGGAGCACACTGACGATCGGGTGAATGGTCAGATGGACGAGAAGGTCGCGCCGGTTGAGCTCGTTGACGACGGAATCGACGATAAACGGCATGTCGTCATTGACAACCTGGATGACCGTATGCGGACAGGCCCAGCCATGCTCATCGATATGAGGATTGAGAACGCGGATGCGGGGCTTGCCGGCCGGGCGGCGGGCGCCGAGTTGCCAGAGCGAGAGGGCGGCGCCGTAGAGATTGCTCGCCGTGCGGCCGGCCAGGTCTTCGAAGGAGACATGGTGGTAGAACCGTTCGGTAAAGCGCGCCACCGCGTCAGCGTCGTTGGCCGGAACGCGCTCGCGCACCTCGCTCAGAATTTCGGCGAGGACATCCGCCTTGCGCTGCTGCTGCGACTGACTCATGGACCCTGATGCCTCCGGTTCGCGCGACTCTGCCCCGCGGGGGCGATCGGACTATCCCCCGGAATCGCGGCAACGCTGTGAATTTGGCGCAACTATGTGAAATTATGGGAAAAAAATAGTTAACGCCAGCGTGGCCCCGGGGCGCGGCGGGGAAACCCGCCCGCGGGCGGGGTCGACTTGGCCGAAATGGCCGGGATTTCTGACGGAGCAGGCGGGGGCCGGCTGGAGCGGGAGACGGGATTTGAACCCGCGACCCTCACGTTGGCAACGTGATGCTCTACCCCTGAGCTACTCCCGCGTTCTGGCTCGGCCCGGCCCCAAATCGGGGGCCGAGGACGGGCGATCATACGCTTCACGCGCCGCTTTGCAAGAGGGCGCGACGGGCCCGTTCGGCGCGCCGGACAGGCCCGCGAGGGCTTGTCAGCGCCCGGTTGAGGCCCCATGTTTGGCACGGACACGAGACATTTTTCCGGACCCGACCATGACAGAACCCATTATTGGCGAGGGGACCACGCCCGCGGGCGGGCCGCTCATCAAGGACACCGATACCGCCAGTTTTGAGGCGGATGTCATCCACGCCTCCCGCGAGACCCCGGTGATCGTGGATTTCTGGGCGCCCTGGTGCGAGCCCTGCAAGCAACTTACCCCCGTCCTCGAGCGCGAGGTCCGGGCCGCGGCGGGTGAGGTGCAGCTGGTCAAGGTCAATATCGACGAGAACCAGGAATTGGCCCAGCAGCTGCGCATCCAGTCCATCCCCACCGTCTACGGCTTTCAGGACGGGCAACTGGTGGACGGCTTCAATGGCGTGGTGCCGGAAAGCCAGATTCGCCAGTTCATCGACCGGCTATGCCAGGGCGGCGTGCCCGGGCGCGAGGGCTCGGTCACCCAGGCCCTGAACGCGGCCAAGGACGCCTTCGCCGAGGGCGATTACCAGCGCGCCGGTGGGCTCTATCAGCAGGTGGCCCAGCAACAGCCGGATAACCTCGAAGCGGCGGGCGGCATTATTCGCTGCCTCGTGCAGCTCGGGCATGTGGCCGAAGCGCGCCAGCTCATGGACCAGATCCCGGCGGATCAGCGGACCCATCCCGATCTCGCGACGGCCGTGGCGGCGCTTGAGATCATGGGCGAGGGGGCATCCGATTCGGAGGTGCAGGCCCATGCCGACAAAGTCGCCGCCGATCCCGCCAATCATCAGGCGCGCTTCGAGTACGCCGAGGCGCTGTTCAGCGCCGGGCGTCAGAAAGAGGCGGTGGATGAGCTGCTTCATATATTCCGCGCGGACCGCGCCTGGAACAATGGCGCGGCGAAGGAGCAGTTGCTCAAATTCTTCGAGGCGCTCGGGCACGAACATCCCGTGACCATGGAAGGGCGGCGCACCCTGTCCTCGATGCTGTTCTCATGACCCCCGGCAGCGTGTGACGCCGATATGAGCGGTCGCAACAGGTTCGAACCCCGCTTCGAGGAACTGCCGGATATTCTGCCGGTCTTTCCGCTGGCGGGGGTGCTGTTGCTGCCGGGCGGCAAGCTGCCGCTCAACATCTTCGAGCCGCGCTATCTGAATATGGTGAGCGACGCACTCGCCGGCCCGCGCCTCATTGGCATGATCCAGCCCAAACTGTCCCGCGGCGAGGCGGGCCTGGGCGACTTCAACCCGCCGCTCTACGCGATGGGCTGCGCCGGCCGGATCACCAGCTTCGCCGAGACCGAGGACGGGCGCTACATGATCACCCTGACCGGGCTGTGCCGGTTTCGCACCATCGGCGAATTGTCGCCCAGGGATGGCTATCGCCGGGTGACGCCGGACTGGGGTCCTTATCGGGCCGACATGATCGAACCGCGCGAGAGGGTGGCGGAAGAGATCGACCGCGCGCGCCTGCTGAAGGCGATCCGCGCCTATTTCAGAGTGAAGGAAATCAAGACGGACTGGGAGGCGGTCGAGGGCAGCGAAACGGTGCATCTTGTCAACACGCTGGCCATGTCCTGCCCCTTCGATCCGCCCGAAAAACAGGCCCTTCTGGAGGCCGAGGACTTCCGCCATCGGGCCGAGATCGCCATCGCGCTTCTGGAAATGGGGGCGGCCGAGACCGAGGATGACGAGACCCCGTTCCGCCGCCAGTAGACGGCCGGCAATCCGACTGCCACAGACAGCCGCTTTGGACAGACCTGAAGGACATACACGACCATGACCCACGAGAGCGCCGATCCCGATCCCCGCGATGTGGACCCGAAATTGCTAGAAATACTTGTCTGCCCGCTCACCAAGGCGCCGCTCAGGTATGATCGCGACCGCCAGGAGCTGATCAGCGAAAAGGCGGGATTGGCCTATCCGATCCGCGACGGGATTCCCATCATGCTGGTGGATGAGGCGCGCGACCTGGAGGGCGGCGCGTGACCGGCGCGCCGGCGCGCGATAATCCGCTCGGCGCGGCGCACTGGCCGGTCGAAATCCGGCTTCGCTCGGCCGAAAAGATTCTTTCCGTGACATTCGATAATGGCGAAGTGTTCGACCTTCCGGCCGAGTATCTTCGCGTCGAAAGCCCGTCGGCCGAGGTGCAGGGCCATGGCGGCGAGGAGAAGAAGATCGTGGCGGGCCGGCGCCATGTGGGCATTCTCGAGCTCGAGCCCGTCGGCAATTATGCCGTCCGGATCAAGTTCGATGATCTTCACGATAGCGGGCTCTATTCCTGGAAATATCTTTACGAGTTGGGGCGGAATTTTGACTCGCGCTGGGCCGCCTACCTGGCCGCGCTGCGGCGCGAGGGGCTCAGCCGCGAGCCATAAGGCGCGCCGGCGCCTACACCTGGCGCCCACACCCGGCGCCCACAGCCGGTGCTAGAGCGGCAAGCCGCGCGCGAGGCGCGGCATCGAATCCGCCGAGCCGGTTTCGATCCCCATCGCATGGCGCATGAAAAAACGTTTCAGCGCCGGCATGTTGTTGACGGCAGCGAGCCCCAGCCCGCGCAGCACGCGCACCGGCGCAATATCATTGGAGAAGAGCCGGTTAAGCCCGTCGGTCGCGGCCAGAAGGGCCAGCGTGTCGGCCCGGCGCGCCCGGTCATAGGCCTCGAGCAGCGGGCCCGCGAGATCGAGCCCGAGGCGATGATGATCGACGATGAGCTCGGCCAGGGTCGCGACATCGCGAAGGGCGAGGTTGAACCCCTGCCCCGCGATCGGATGGATGGCATGGGCCGCGTCCCCCACGAGCACGAGACGGTCTTGGTATAGCCGGTGGGCAAAGGTGACGCCTAGCGGGTAGAGGGCGCGCGGCCCCACGAGGGACAGATCGCCATACCACTCACCGAACCGGCGACGGAATTCTTCGAGAAACTCATCCTCCGGCAGACGCACGAGGGCGGCAGCCAGATCCTTGTCTTCGGTCCAGACGATGGACGAGCGGTTGTGCTGCATCGGCAGGACCGCGAACGGGCCGGCCGGCAGGAAATGCTCGATCGCCACGCCCTGATGCGGGCGCGAATGGGCGATGGTGCAAACGATGCTGGCCTGGTGGTAGCGCCAGTCGCTGACGGGGATGCCCGCCTCCCGGGCCAGCCGTGACGGACGCCCGTCCGCCGCCACGACAAGCCGGGCGCGGACCCGCTTTTCCCGCCCGTCGGGTCCCGCCAGAACGGCGAGCGCGGCCGGCGCGCCGGGGACGGCCGACTGGTCAAGGCGCTTCAGGAGATGGCCGCGCCACAACCCGATGCTTGGCCGCGCTCGCACCTTTTCCATCAACGCGCGCCGGATAAAGCGGTTCTCGACGATAAAGCCGAGCGGCTCGTCGCCGACATCGCGATGGTCGTAATGCAGGAAGAGCGTGCTTTCAGCCTCGGACACCCGGATGTCCAGGATCGGCGACGCCTCGCGGGCGAGCCCATCCCACAACCCAAGCGCATCCAGGATATGCTTGCCGCCAAGCGCGATCGCCGTGGTGCGCCCGTCGAATCCGGCCTCTTCCGCCCGCGCCGGGTCCTCGCGATCGACGACCGCGATCCGGAGGGTACCGGCCCCGCCGGTGACGGCGCCGGCGAGGGCCTCGGCCAGGGTGAGGCCCACCATGCCCCCCCCGATGATGAGAACATCGCAGCTCGCATGCGCCTCGGGGTCGGACATATCGGACGGAACGACGGAAACCTCTGTCATGCCTGCGCCAGCTCATTCAAATCCGGTTTGGCCCATCATAGCGATAATCGCCGGCGGGCCGGCCGCGACAATTCAGCCGGGCGCCCGAATTGCATAATAATTGGTCATACAAACCGCGTCTCCCCCTGTTTGCTTATAATTCGGGCATTTTTATTCGGGCCGATGCCCAGCCAGCCCGGCCCCGTTGGGGCAAATATCTGATCTGTAAAGGATTATTCGTCGAGCCGCGGGCCGGCACGGGAATTGAATAGTCCCCGACCGGGCAGCGGGGCGACCGGCCGGGTCGCGCCCGCCCGCCACAGACGACTGCCGCCACCGGGGCGACGGCCCAACAGGGACAACGAGACAGAGTAGGGGATAACTGGCGTGACCTTCAAAAACACCGCTCGCCGCGCACGGCTCACAAGAACCGCCTTCGGGCCGCTTGCCTTGGCTGTTCCGGGATTTCTGGCCATGACCACAGGGGCCGGCGCGGCCGATCCCGTCCTCGATACGGGTGACACCGCCTGGATGCTGACCTCGACGGCGATCGTGCTGATGATGACCATTCCGGGCCTGGCGCTCTTCTATGGCGGCATGGTGCGCAAGCAGCACGTGCTGAGCGTGCTGATGCAGTGTTTCGCGATTACCGGTATTGCCTCGGTCCTGTGGATGGTGGCCGGGTATTCTATCGCCTTCGCCGAGGGCACGCCCTATTTCGGCGGGCTGGATTTCTTCATGTTGTCGGGCCTTACGGTCGACGCGCTCTCCGGCACGATTCCCGAAAGCGTTTTCATCATGTTTCAGATGACTTTTGCCATCATCACCACGGCGCTGATCGTGGGCGCCGTGGTTGACCGGATGAGGTTTTCGGCCCTCGTGGTCTTTGCCGCGCTCTGGATGCTGCTCGTCTATGCCCCCGTCTGCCACTGGGTCTGGGGCGGCGGATTTCTCGGTGATGACGGCGTGCTCGATTTCGCGGGCGGCACGGTGGTGCACATCAATGCCGGCGTGGCGGGCCTGGTCGCCTGTCTCGTCATCGGCAAGCGCACGGGCTACGGCACCGAGAACATGGCGCCGCACAATCTCACACTCAGCCTGATCGGCGCATCGATGCTGTGGGTCGGCTGGTTCGGGTTCAACGCGGGCTCGGCCGTGGGCGCCAATGGCGGCGCGGGCATGGCCATGCTGGTGACCCAGATCGCCACCGCGGCGGCGGCGCTGACCTGGATGTTCGTCGAATGGGCGCTCAGGGGGAAGCCCAGCGTGCTGGGCATTATCTCGG from Alphaproteobacteria bacterium encodes:
- the trxA gene encoding thioredoxin, producing MTEPIIGEGTTPAGGPLIKDTDTASFEADVIHASRETPVIVDFWAPWCEPCKQLTPVLEREVRAAAGEVQLVKVNIDENQELAQQLRIQSIPTVYGFQDGQLVDGFNGVVPESQIRQFIDRLCQGGVPGREGSVTQALNAAKDAFAEGDYQRAGGLYQQVAQQQPDNLEAAGGIIRCLVQLGHVAEARQLMDQIPADQRTHPDLATAVAALEIMGEGASDSEVQAHADKVAADPANHQARFEYAEALFSAGRQKEAVDELLHIFRADRAWNNGAAKEQLLKFFEALGHEHPVTMEGRRTLSSMLFS
- a CDS encoding LON peptidase substrate-binding domain-containing protein; protein product: MSGRNRFEPRFEELPDILPVFPLAGVLLLPGGKLPLNIFEPRYLNMVSDALAGPRLIGMIQPKLSRGEAGLGDFNPPLYAMGCAGRITSFAETEDGRYMITLTGLCRFRTIGELSPRDGYRRVTPDWGPYRADMIEPRERVAEEIDRARLLKAIRAYFRVKEIKTDWEAVEGSETVHLVNTLAMSCPFDPPEKQALLEAEDFRHRAEIAIALLEMGAAETEDDETPFRRQ
- a CDS encoding Trm112 family protein produces the protein MTHESADPDPRDVDPKLLEILVCPLTKAPLRYDRDRQELISEKAGLAYPIRDGIPIMLVDEARDLEGGA
- a CDS encoding DUF971 domain-containing protein, which codes for MTGAPARDNPLGAAHWPVEIRLRSAEKILSVTFDNGEVFDLPAEYLRVESPSAEVQGHGGEEKKIVAGRRHVGILELEPVGNYAVRIKFDDLHDSGLYSWKYLYELGRNFDSRWAAYLAALRREGLSREP
- a CDS encoding UbiH/UbiF/VisC/COQ6 family ubiquinone biosynthesis hydroxylase, which produces MTEVSVVPSDMSDPEAHASCDVLIIGGGMVGLTLAEALAGAVTGGAGTLRIAVVDREDPARAEEAGFDGRTTAIALGGKHILDALGLWDGLAREASPILDIRVSEAESTLFLHYDHRDVGDEPLGFIVENRFIRRALMEKVRARPSIGLWRGHLLKRLDQSAVPGAPAALAVLAGPDGREKRVRARLVVAADGRPSRLAREAGIPVSDWRYHQASIVCTIAHSRPHQGVAIEHFLPAGPFAVLPMQHNRSSIVWTEDKDLAAALVRLPEDEFLEEFRRRFGEWYGDLSLVGPRALYPLGVTFAHRLYQDRLVLVGDAAHAIHPIAGQGFNLALRDVATLAELIVDHHRLGLDLAGPLLEAYDRARRADTLALLAATDGLNRLFSNDIAPVRVLRGLGLAAVNNMPALKRFFMRHAMGIETGSADSMPRLARGLPL
- a CDS encoding ammonium transporter, yielding MTTGAGAADPVLDTGDTAWMLTSTAIVLMMTIPGLALFYGGMVRKQHVLSVLMQCFAITGIASVLWMVAGYSIAFAEGTPYFGGLDFFMLSGLTVDALSGTIPESVFIMFQMTFAIITTALIVGAVVDRMRFSALVVFAALWMLLVYAPVCHWVWGGGFLGDDGVLDFAGGTVVHINAGVAGLVACLVIGKRTGYGTENMAPHNLTLSLIGASMLWVGWFGFNAGSAVGANGGAGMAMLVTQIATAAAALTWMFVEWALRGKPSVLGIISGAIAGLVAVTPASGFVDPAGALCIGIASGGICYWAAVSVKQALGYDDSLDVFGIHGVGGIVGAVLTGVFAVEAIGGTPGALEGNLGQIWTQIYGILATIIYSGIATFILLKVIDLVIGLRVDADAEREGLDQALHGESVS